ATCGAGGATGGCGCTGCCCAACTCCTTGTGCGTGATTTCACGCCCGCGGAACTGGATGACGACCTTGGCCTTGTTGCCCTCTTCAATGAACCGGCGGGTGTTGCGCACCTTGAACTCGTAGTCGTGCTCCTCCGTCTTGGGACGGAGCTTCACTTCCTTGAGCTGGATGACCACCTGCGTGCGCTTCGCGTCCGAGGCCTTCTTCTTCTCCTCGTACTTGAACTTGCCGTAGTCCATGATCTTGCAGACCGGCGGCTTGGCCATCGGGCTGACTTCGACCAGGTCGAGCGACTCGGAGCGGGCCTTCTCCAGCGCCGCCTCGATGGTCATGACTCCGAGCTGCGAACCATCGGAGCCCACGACACGGACTTCCCGCGCGCGGATGCGGCGGTTGGTTCTCTGGTCCCGGTTGGGACC
This DNA window, taken from Corallococcus coralloides DSM 2259, encodes the following:
- the infC gene encoding translation initiation factor IF-3 — its product is MIREQRNSSRGPNRDQRTNRRIRAREVRVVGSDGSQLGVMTIEAALEKARSESLDLVEVSPMAKPPVCKIMDYGKFKYEEKKKASDAKRTQVVIQLKEVKLRPKTEEHDYEFKVRNTRRFIEEGNKAKVVIQFRGREITHKELGSAILDDVIKDLKDVAVAEQLPRMEGRQMYMILAPTPKVAQKAREQARQAAAAARKSPPPGTGKKPQAAGGAPGADGASTAPVESDGASDAGDDTTDEAPDAAPATT